Part of the Ziziphus jujuba cultivar Dongzao chromosome 8, ASM3175591v1 genome is shown below.
atttttattaaatgatatatgtttttttttccgttttaattttttcatcctAGTCGTTCTTAATCATATTAGAAGCGTTCTCCAAGCATGTTGTAAAAAGCCGTTTTTTGTCACCTTAAAAAACGTTTATAGTCATATCAGAAGCACTCCCATTTCCTGCCGGCAGTTTAGAATTTCAGTTTCCCCGGAATCTTTTCACTGCTAAAAATGTAGGAGAAAAAAGATGAATGTTTTTACTATAAAAACCTAGAATATTTATGTACAAGACCTGCAAATTGACTGCCCACTCCAAGTTCTTCATGAATGTTTAATTATGCTGAAAAGTATCTTAAACCTTAATTTTTCATCAACCTCACTGTCAGTATGACTTTCTGTTTTGTTGTTAATTTCTCTTAAAATGAAAGAGTGGAATGAAAAAAGCCACATTAGAAACTGTACTTTGCTACAAACtggtaaaatgaaaatgataaatataaaactttaattCACAAGATCTCACTACTAGTGCATAATGTTACAGATGCCTTGCATAGAAAAACAATGAATCACTGATGCTCCACATCAAACCAGAAAAAGAGAGAAGTCCGAGCATAAATGACTCGAACCCGTTGCAAAGCCAGATCCCCACTTGTCAAAACAGCCTTGGCACCTCCTTCAATTCGAGTTCGAGAAACAGAAACACCATCACTGTGACACTTCACTGAGGAAGAAAACACCTGAGCACTGGCAGTGCTCACAATAGGGCATGACAGATGGTCCAAGGGATTTGACTCACACTGAAGTACGCAACTATCAATGGTAAGCCTTCCACTTCTGTGAAGCAAGCAACATCCAAGTTCTGCCTTCACAGTTAAGTTTGCCAGTTTGCAGGTTGACAAGAACTCGAATGCACTGCTCAAACAAAATTTAACAATGCATAATAATTTCTTCCTCATATGTGAACAAGTAAATTGGTTAAGAcaaaatgtttttctttatgAATTGCTTTTGAGCCATGCACTTTGTTATATGGCTAAGCCACAAGGACTTTTGCTTGTATATATCTGGCCAAAAACCAGAACGATATGGCCACTGTGCCTTGTAAAATTATGTAGAGATCTAAAATAATTCACCACATGTTAAACACATTGTAAAATGCAATTCAAATTTTGAGTACCTGTCTGAACCTCGAGAACACAAGAGCATCGTCTCATCTGGAAGCTCACCTCCACCAACCTAAAAAGAATAAGTTTTgatagaaaattgaaaaaatggcAGTTCATGTTTCTTACCCCTGGTATGAGATAAATTAGATAAACTTAGGGACCTCCAAATTTGGAAATTTAGTGAACAATGACGATGTAGAAACCCAATAAAAGTTGATCTTTGGGATATTTGATAGACACTTCTATGACTCTACCTTATTCAGAGCCACTGAAATCATGTAAATTGGGGATCAAGCAATTCAAGTCTTTTTATCATGAGATCAAAACTGGTAAAAATAGCagctttttcaaatattttaatcaacATGCACATAATCAAACATTACAACAATATCCTCATAAACCAAACTAAATTTatgttaacatattaataaaaaagttaattcAGGGTGTCAAGGAAAAGATCAGCAATCACATACTAAAATGATGGATTTCAAAACATAAAAGTCCATTGTAAAACAGGcaccaaaatataaaactagaagttttattattttattattttattattttttatttatttttattttttgttccccTGTCATTATAAAAGGTAACAACAAAACTTAGATGTCTAAGAAAGAACAACCTTCATCCAGACCAATAGGTTTCAAGTCACACATACATAGGAATACACAAACATTTAAATGTCTTTAGAACCCCCAGACATACCAGGCAAAGTGGTTTATTTATTCGAATATTAGAGGCACAATGCCTTCCGCCTGCTGCAATTAGAATGGTGTCGCCAGGCCTGTAAGGGAATAAAACAACACCATATTCTAATTTACACCATATGATCAATAAAACTCCATACACAGAGTACAACTTTACAAACCTTGCAGCAGCAACGGCTGCCTCAATGTCAGGGAAAACTCCAGGCTCAGACAGATCTTTGACTGATCGATCTACTCTCAGCCACAGTCGAGGGTGACATGCCAAGAACCGCCATCTGTGGCAAACGAGGGCGGTGTTATAGCGATCTGCAAACTCAATAGCAATTGTGACAGAAATTGCAAAAACTTATGACATATATGCACTGGGGTCAACAATATCTATCAGGAAAGTTTGATGCAATTGTGAGGGGCAATTTTAAAATAGCCATAAATTCTATCGATGCCAATCATGATCATACCCTCAAAAAAATTACGGATCAATAAACATAAGATGTTCTAGAATTACTATTAAACAGGGAGTTTTCTATCgtcaacatatatgtatataaatatataatgaccATAATAAGTTCCTTCATACTGTGCATATACGAAAATTGAAAGTAAATAATTGGTCATTTGGTCCTAGCTCATATAAACACTGAAAGTAGTGAACAAACCATTTTGCCCTCTTGCTGTAAACCTTATTCATCACCAACTTCCGGTCATCATACTACCAATATTAGCTAAGTTAACATTCTCCATAATTCATACTTCCATTACTCTGCTCAAGTTCAATCTTGCTGCCTGATACAATTGAAGATAAATGCAAAACTAAGAAGAACAATCGATTTAGAAGTAAAAGAAAGCCCGCCCAATCTCAGAATTTGGGAGAACTAGAAGTGACTTCCAGTTTCATCCCCTTGAATAATTCTATTGTTGTGAACACAAGACATCCCTTTACTTATCCAAAAAGAGATGAGACTTATTTTAGCACTTGTGAGGCAAAAAGACCTATAAATGCGTGAATATTTGGCTGATTTCTTTATGTTTCCAGGATGGGAAGGAACTGAAACAGGGTCATATTAGTTGTTAAAGAAGATGATCTCGAACCGCTAGTATCGCTTAGAAGACTGCATCGGCTGAATGTATTTTCCAGAAATCCTCTTCCTATAACTACTTTTGCATCTTACTAATCAATAACATCTTGTCGCAAACTCATAACAAATTTGAGCACAAAATCTAGGAGTCCACAACAATGTTGAAGGTTCAATATATGGAAACATCAAGTTTCAGCAAATATTATGTAATACATTCAAGCTTCAGCAATAACAACTCTTCAACACTCCAACAACATAACGATAAAGTTCGAAGCTTTGCTTACACCCAAGATCATgatcaatatttaattaattaaataaaacactAAAATTTTGAGTCCCCATCTCTACATTTTCCTACAATTTTtccagtttttttctttttctttttctctctatcAAATGACGAACCACACCATGTCTTAACATCAAGCAAAGCAAATAAGCAATCAAACtatgaagaaaacaaatacCTAATCTGTGAAAACATACATATAATAAACCCAGATGTTGCAAGTTCAATTacctcaaaaacaaaataaaagaattgaattttgagaaaataagaacgagagagagagaaagaggaaagaAGGGGAGGGTGGgggttaataattaatttaccagGGATAGGAGAGAGGAAGCTGAAGATGTGCATAAGACAGCCATCATCAAGACTATTTACAGGAACTGATGAATGATAAGATGATGAGGAAGAAGAGCCACTCATCCACTTCCTTCTTCTCTTGTTATTTTCTTCTTCCACCACCTCcatactctctttctctctgcttttctctctcttctctcttcctctgccaaaaaacccaaaaacagaaagaaagcgAAAAATTCGACGGCCATAAGATTTTTTTATGATCCAACAGGGAGGAGTACGACCCGACCCTCTAACTGCCACGTCATCCCTTACTCACGCGTTCCTGGGTTTCTACTTTTTACTTGGTTACAGTACTTTACATTTTGGGTACATTCACCAGGTTTCACTTTAGATCTCCCTTACCATCCCAACCAAttagattttccttttttttaattgtcgttatttaattaataattaagacCCCTAATGTATATTAATTGTAGGAAAAAATATAAGTCAGGACAAttgctatttaatttattttttactttttattttttattttttgttgataaaatgACTATttaagtttaatatatatatatatatatatacacacaacgTTTAAGATTAATATGGAATAAACTTTGTAAAATACTACATAAATAGCCaattcacaatttatttatatattaagaattGTTAAATCTGTATGATTAATATGATGATATGTCACATTAAGTACctatattttaacaattttaaataattaaatttatttatcttcaatTAAGTACTATTAATTACAGAATTCAACTTAAAtaagaatat
Proteins encoded:
- the LOC107412777 gene encoding F-box protein SKIP5, whose amino-acid sequence is MVVLRDDVAVRGSGRTPPCWIIKKSYGRRIFRFLSVFGFFGRGREKREKSREKESMEVVEEENNKRRRKWMSGSSSSSSYHSSVPVNSLDDGCLMHIFSFLSPIPDRYNTALVCHRWRFLACHPRLWLRVDRSVKDLSEPGVFPDIEAAVAAARPGDTILIAAGGRHCASNIRINKPLCLVGGGELPDETMLLCSRGSDSAFEFLSTCKLANLTVKAELGCCLLHRSGRLTIDSCVLQCESNPLDHLSCPIVSTASAQVFSSSVKCHSDGVSVSRTRIEGGAKAVLTSGDLALQRVRVIYARTSLFFWFDVEHQ